One region of Oryza sativa Japonica Group chromosome 5, ASM3414082v1 genomic DNA includes:
- the LOC4339406 gene encoding chaperone protein dnaJ C76, chloroplastic, producing MAPLPSPPLLAESLATLRTASPSPPIPCSPRRTRPLVSARFARTAGRRSRSTGGRRDLRSCAYAAEAEYGSAEDEVADDFYSVLGVMPDATPEEIKKAYYSCMKACHPDLSGDNPEVTNFCMFINEVYTVLSDPVQRAVYDEIHGYTATATNPFFDDSAPKDQVFVDEFTCIGCKYCANVCPNVFRIEEDYGRSRVYSQSGSTELIQEAIDSCPVNCIHWTSAAQLSLLENEMRRIERVNVGLMSAGMGVSVDVFRLASVRWEKRQSKVLEKIRTRMTNKKYSDISSSWTDIWGSPTRYQGNEEEGTERAKRAAAAARRWREYSRKGADRPPEYKLPEAAGNKE from the exons ATGGCTCCGCTACCCTCGCCACCGCTGCTGGCCGAATCGCTCGCGACGCTGCGCacagcctcgccgtcgccgcccatcCCCTGCTCTCCTCGCCGCACCCGGCCGTTGGTTTCAGCTAGGTTCGCAAGAACGGCcggccgccggagccggagcacGGGGGGAAGGAGAGACCTTAGGAGCTGTGCCTATGCGGCGGAAGCTGAGTACGGCAGCGCGGAGGATGAGGTCGCCGACGACTTCTACTCCGTTCTTGGCGTC ATGCCAGATGCAACCCCTGAGGAAATCAAGAAAGCATACTACAGTTGCATGAAAGCGTGCCATCCCGACCTCAGTGGGGACAACCCCGAAGTAACAAACTTCTGCATGTTCATCAACGAGGTTTACACG GTGCTGAGTGATCCGGTGCAGCGTGCAGTGTATGATGAAATCCATGGGTATACAGCAACCGCGACCAACCCTTTCTTCGATGACAGTGCACCCAAGGATCAGGTGTTCGTTGATGAGTTTACCTGCATAG GATGCAAATATTGTGCCAATGTGTGCCCCAATGTATTTAGAATCGAGGAGGATTATGGGAGGTCAAGAGTATATTCCCAATCGGGTAGCACAGAGCTAATTCAGGAGGCCATTGATAGTTG CCCAGTCAACTGTATTCACTGGACTTCTGCTGCACAGCTTTCTCTCCTTGAGAATGAAATGCGGAGAATAGAGCGGGTGAAT GTTGGGCTGATGAGTGCTGGGATGGGAGTTTCAGTTGATGTATTCCGATTG GCTAGCGTGCGTTGGGAAAAGAGACAGTCAAAAGTTTTG GAAAAAATTAGGACACGGATGACAAACAAAAAGTATTCAGATATAAGTAGTTCTTGGACTGATATCTGGGGATCCCCAACTCGATACCAAGGAAATG AAGAAGAAGGAACAGAGAGAGCGAAGagagcagctgctgctgctaggaGATGGCGAGAATACTCGAGAAAAGGCGCAGACAGGCCACCGGAGTACAAACTTCCAGAGGCAGCGGGCAATAAAGA ATGA